The following DNA comes from Ignavibacteria bacterium.
CAAAACCGTATAGCACGTGGTGTCGGCTACAAAATTAAAAAACCCGATCCAGAAAGCACATTCGCATCCAGAAACATGATAATCTCCGCTTTGCTGGTTTTCGTTTTTCTTGTTATTCACTTGAGAGATTTCTGGTACGCATTCCATTATGGAGACAAAGGTCCGGATATCACCGATTATGACATTGTCGTCGGAGTATTTCACGAACCCATTTATGTTACAATCTATTTAGTGGCAATGGTTTTACTTGGATTGCATCTCTATCATGGATTCCAAAGTGCATTTCAGACTTTAGGATTGAATCATAAAAAATACACTCCATTCATTGTTTGGTTTGGAAGATTTTATGCAATCTTTGTCTCGGCTGCATTTGCATCATTCCCAATTTACTTCTTTTTATTTGTGAGGTAGAAATGAAACTAGATTCAAAAATTCCCGCAGGTTCCATTCAAGATAAGTGGACACAATATAAATTTAATCTTAAGCTTGTTAATCCTGCTAATAAAAGAAAATACAGTGCGATCGTTGTTGGAACTGGTCTTGCTGGAGCTTCGGCTGCTGCATCGTTAGCTGAACTTGGTTACAATGTTACAGTAATTACTTTTCACGACAGCCCCCGGCGCGCACACAGCATTGCCGCTCAAGGCGGAATAAATGCCGCTAAAAATTATCCGAATGACGGTGACAGTATTTATCGACTCTTTTATG
Coding sequences within:
- a CDS encoding succinate dehydrogenase cytochrome b subunit, coding for MGWFARTFTYSIGKKLIMALTGLFLVIFLLVHLFGNVFLYVGKDAFNAYVHTLNETGLKIPIKILEVFLALGFLFHMIDGVTVWIQNRIARGVGYKIKKPDPESTFASRNMIISALLVFVFLVIHLRDFWYAFHYGDKGPDITDYDIVVGVFHEPIYVTIYLVAMVLLGLHLYHGFQSAFQTLGLNHKKYTPFIVWFGRFYAIFVSAAFASFPIYFFLFVR